Part of the Brevibacillus brevis genome is shown below.
TGAAGTCGATTGCCGTCCAAAAAGGCGAGCTGGTCTCCCAAGGCTTTACCGTACTGACAATCCAGTCCAAAGCGGATAACTTCGTGAAGTTTTACGTGAATGAGTACGCCTTGTCGGCCGTCAAAACAGGGGATACGGTCAATCTGTACGTGCCGGCCTTGAAACGCGAAGTGGCAGCCAAAGTGGTGACCGTCGCTCCAGCAGCGGATTTTGCCGTGAAAAAAGCGACACAGGAATTGGGCGACCGCGACATCCGCTCCTTCCAGGTGAAAATGGTCGTATCGGATCCGGAATTGCGTCCGGGTCTGACAGTGGAGTGGAACGTCGAAGGGGCTGATAGCGGTGCATAATTTCCCCCGCCTCTTCTGGACGGAATGGCAAAAACTTTTTACCAATAAAACAATTCGTTCGATCGTCTTTATCGTGCCGCTGATGTATTTGACCTTGTTCGGATTTTTGTACGGCGAGAAAAAAGTGATGCACATCCCTACAGTCATGGTGGACGCTGACCAGTCGGAGCTCAGCCGTGAGCTGTACCGAGCCTTCGAGGTCGATCAGACGTTTCGGATCAACACCATCGTAGGGACGGAGGACGAGGCGATGAAGCTGATCGACCAAGGTGAAGCGAACATCGCCTTGATCATCCCGCCGGACCTCGAAAAGAACGTCAAGGCTGGACGGGAGGCGGAAGTCCTCACCGTCATCGACGGCAGTAACATGATGATCTCCAATACGGCGGTACGGTCTGCGAGCACGGTCGTCAAGACGGTATCGGCAGGGGCGACGCTCAAGAAGCTGGAGGCTAACGGAGACTGGGGCGAAGCGGGGAAAAATCTGTATACCGGCATTGACTACCGCTACCGCGTTTTGTACAATCCGACGTTCAGCTATATGTCGTTCATGGTATTCGGCCTGGCGGGAACGGTTCTGCAGCAAGTCCTGTTCCTCGGGATCGCCATCTCGGTGACCCAGCAAAAAGAGGAGGGGACCTGGGGTCAGACGCTGGCGAACAACAGCTTCTGGGCAATTACCGCAAGCAAAATGCTGCCCTACTTTTTGGCGGGGACACTCAACATGTTCCTCGGGTTTACGCTTCTTTTAAAAGTGTTCGGAATCCCGTATTACGGCAGTACGGTCCACCTGATGCTCGTCGCCAGCGCTTTCAACCTGGCCGTTTTGGCCATCGGGTACGCAATCTCGTTCTTCTCCAAAGACCAGCTGCAGGCGACACAGACAGCGATGCTCATCGCCGTTCCGTCCTTTATGCTGTCGGGCTTCACATGGCCGTTCATGTCCATGCCGACTGTCGTTGCCGCCATCGGAAAATCTTTGCCGTTGACCTATTTTCTGCATGGGACGAGAGAGATTTTGAACAAAGGACACGGCCTTCCGGCAGTCAGCTCCGATCTGCTCGTACTGTGCCTGATGACGGTGCTCGGCCTGTTTGCGGCCTATGTCTTTTACCTCCTGCAGACCAGGAAAAAGGCGGCAGCCACCAGTGAATCGGCGGCCGTTTAGGGAGAGATTGGGAGAAAAGAAACGCTTGTGCAATAAAGAATCTTTCCTTTATACTTTACTTTAAAAAGGCAGATTCTAGGCGCAAGGGGGACATTATGTCAGCGACTCATCTGAAACAATTGTGCGAAGAGACGTATACCAAGTTGAAAAGGGTAAGCATGGAAGTGGAACGCTACTTGAACCAGGTGACCTTGTCCGGTCTCGTTGCTCAGTCCGGTGATCCGGAAGAGTATGAATCTTACTATCGGAGCTACCTTTCTGACCTGCGCCATTTACTTGTCTACTGCGAAAATGCGTACGAACGGCTGGGAGTTTCCCTTCGCCGAGCACGATTTAACGAGGAGTTTGCCGAAGAAGTGTTGTATCAGGTTTACCATACCTGTATCAACAACTTTTACTACCCCAAGGGCGAGGTTTATGACGAAGACGGCCGCTATGCCTATACCGGCCAGAATGCGATTGTTTTCCGCAAGCAGGTCACTCCTGAACTGCAGCAGCTGACGCTTACCTTGTCAAAGGTCTTTGAACAAATGCGTGACGACCTGCAATATTACGAAACGGATTATATTACGAAAAAACGAATGCAAACCGAACAAGCACAGGCGTAACTGCCCGTGCTTGTTTTTTCTTTATCCGGTTGGACCCAAGCCAAGAGGCTTCGTGGAAAGCTTTTTATTGGAAGCCGAGGCGCAGTCGGAGGAAAAATTTGTTCAAGAGTCCGCCGATCGTTCGGGGCGGCTCCGGGGTCTTCGCCGTCTCGGCCTGAAGCTGTTTCAGCGTCTGGTTTACGTCGATCATCCCGTGGCCATACAGCTTGTCGGGGCCAGGGGGACCGAGATCAAGCGCAGAGTTGCGGATGACATCCATCACGTCGCTGTTTTTCATCCCGAGATGCACCGACCGGACCAGGGCCGCCAGCGCGGTTACGTGCGGACAAGCCATGGAAGTCCCCGAGAGGGAAGCGTAGTCGCTGTAAATGTACGTGCTGGGAATGTCGACGCCCGGTGCGGCGACATCCACATAGTCGCCGTAGTTGGAAAAGTCGGCGCGCTCCTTGAGGTGGTCAACAGCGGCGACGGAAAGTACTTCATCGTAGGCAGCCGGATAGCTCGGCTGGTCCGACGCGTCGTTTCCAGAGGCGGCCACCAGAACAACGTTGTGATCAAAAGCGTATCGGCAGGCCTCCTTGAGGGCAGCCGACGAAGTGTAGTTGCCGACACTCAGGTTGATGACATCGGCTCCGTGATCCGTCGCCCAGTAAATTCCTTGAGCGATGTCGACGGCCGATCCCGATCCATCCGCTCCAATCGCCTTGACAGGCATGAGCTTGCTTTTCCAGGTCATGCCGGCGATGCCGTCCTTGTTGTTCGTTTTGGCTGCGATGATTCCGGAGACGTGAGTGCCGTGTCCGTTGTCATCCATCGGATGGTTGTTGTCCTTCAGCACATTGTAGCCTTCCACGAGCTTTCCTTTGAATTCCGGATGATTCATGTCGACGCCGGTGTCTACCACTGCGACGATGACATCGCTGCTGCCTTCACTTATATTCCAGCTTTGCTCCATGCCGATCAGCGGAAGGTTCCACTGGTATTCGCTGTAATACGGATCGTTTGGTTTCCGGTTGGGCAGCAGCAAAAAATTCGGCTCGGCATAGACCGAATCGGGATGCTCCGCCACCTTTTTTATCATTTCTTGCGTCGTCATGCTGCGCGACTTGATGATGAGGAACTTGTCAAAATCCCGCTTGACCTTGGCATCGAGTGAGGATACCAGCTTGTCGATCGTCTTTTGGTCAGGTCTGGGGTGGAAGCGGACCACGACCTCGTGTTCGACATAATGGCTCCGATCCCGTGGATTGTGATGGAGCGTCTGCACGTGGCTGCTGTTTTCCAGGCCGCGGCGTATGTCTTTTACTTGCTCAATGTAGTTGATGCGGGGAATTTTCGATGCTACGGAGGTGACCCTGGGATGAGGCTCACGCATCTCTTGCTGGGCATGTTGGCGGATGCCATACGGAATGGCGACCAGCCCGACTAAAACTACCGCAATGACAATCGGGGCCACTCGCAAAAAAATCACTCCCTCATGTGCTTATGGATATAGCCTGCACATCGAGAGAGTGATTATGAAGGGAAAAGCTTACATTCGATCGTTCAGCGGCCGGGCGGGAACGGAAGCGGGACGCAAGGAGCGGCGGGGTAGTTTCCAGCCGCGATAGACGGAAACCATGCGGCAGACGATGATGGCGCTGAACAGCGTGTACAGTTCGGGGATGGAGGTCGCCCATTTCATTCCGACAGCCACACCTGCGACCATCGCCCAGACTGCGTAAATTTCTTCTTTGAAAACGAGCGGCTTGCGGCCAGCGAGCACGTCGCGGATAATTCCGCCGCCGATCCCGGTCAACACGGCAGCGACGATCGTCGCGCTGAGCGGATAGTGCATCTGCGTCGCGTACATGGCGCCCTGAATCGCGAAAGCGGAGAGGCCTACCGCGTCAAAAAACAGTCCCCAGCGGTTCCAATAGTGGATGTATTTATGCGGGAGAACGAAGACAATCAGCATAGAGACGAGTGCAATGGTGAATAAGGTGCCTTGATTCCAAAAAGCGGTGAGCGGAATCCCGAGCAAAATGTTGCGCAAGATCCCGCCGCCAAAAGCGGTTGCCATGCCAAGCACGATGACGCCGAGGAGATCGTACTCCTCCTCCATGGCGATGACGGCGCCGCTGATGACAAACGCCACCGTTCCGATGATGTTGAACCATTCCCAAGACATTCGAAAATCTACATCCTTCCTTCTAGATCAAACCGAGCTGGGCCAAACCAAAATGAATGCCGTCCTCATCGACGTGACGGGTGATCCGGTTGGCGAGGGGCTTCAATTCTTCATGCGCATTTCCCATCGCGACTCCCATTCCTACATAGGAGAGCATTTCCTTGTCGTTCAGCCCGTCGCCAAACGCAACCGCCTCGTCAGGACTGTATCCGAAATGGGAAAGCAGCGCCTCGATCCCTCGTGCTTTGGAGCCCTGCGGAGGCAAGACGTCCAGCGTGTATTTGTGCCAGCGGACGTAGGATACTTCGCGAAAACCTCCCACATAAGGCGCTTCTTCCTGTGTATTGCAATAGAGGAAGGCTTGGTAGATCGGGGCTTCCTCCCAGTAGCGGTCGCGTTTTTGCGGAGCAGGCAAGCGGAGCGAATCGAACGATTCTATGACGTGAGGGTGATCGCTGACGTTTGCAAAGCAGCCTTCCGCACTTAGGAAAACCATCGGGTGATGGTTGCGATTCGCCATGGCTTCCAGCTTTTCGAGCGTCTGGATCTCAAACGGTGTGTGATGGACGACTCGGCCTTGGCTTACGACGTACGAGCCGTTGAAGCTGACGAATGTATCGATCTGAAGCTCTTTGGCAATCGGCATCAGATGATACGGGGAACGGCCGGTCGCTATGGCAATTTGCACGCCGTTTTTCCGCAAGCGCCGTACGGCTTCGATGGTCGCTGATGGAATGACGTGCCGGGTGTTGAGCAAGGTGCCGTCGATGTCAAAAAAGACGATTTTGTACGCCATTTCTCTTTCCTCTCCACTCTTCTCTCTTTGGTACAAGCTAGGGGACCCTAAGCGAGTCGGTCTTCACAACAAAAAAGGAATGCCCGGAAAAGACATTCCTTTTCACTTTGCTACTAGAATACAGCCAGCTGTGTCTCGCTGTCAAATACGTGGCACTTGGCCAGATCCATCCCCAATTTCACTGTCATACGGGGCTTCAAGCCTTCCCGGGCGTCTACGCGAGCCACCATTTGCGTGCTGCCAATATTATGAAAGTACACGTACAGCTCGGATCCCATGTTCTCCACGACGTCAATTTCCGCATCGAGGTAGCTTTCAAACGGATTGGCTTCCAGAAATTGCGCGTCGCTGTACAAATCTTCGGGGCGGATGCCGAAGATGACGGATTTGCCCGCGTAACCCCGCTCGCGCAGCTGCTTCGCCTTGTCCTCGGGGAAGGTCACCTGGATATGCTCGGCGGAAAAGACGAGCTTGCCCTCCTGTTCGCTGATCGTTCCGTTTACGAAGTTCATCGCCGGGGACCCGATAAAGCTGGCGACGAAAAGGTTCACGGGATGGTTGTAGATTTCGGTCGGGGTAGCGACCTGCTGGATCAGTCCGTCCTTCATCACCACGATGCGGTCGCCCATCGTCATCGCTTCCGTCTGATCGTGGGTCACATAGATGATGGTCGTGTTCAGCCGCTGATGCAGCTTCAGAATTTCCGTGCGCATCTGGACGCGCAGCTTGGCGTCTAGGTTGGACAACGGTTCGTCCATGAGAAACACTTGCGGCTCCCGCACGATGGCGCGGCCAAGGGCGACGCGTTGCCGCTGACCGCCGGACAACGCTTTCGGCTTGCGATCAAGCAAATGGGAAATGTCCAGAATGCGAGCGGCATCCTGAATGCGCTTTTCGATCTCCTGTTTGGAAAATTTGCGCAATTTCAGGCCGAATGCCATGTTTTCGTAGACGTTCATGTGCGGGTATAGGGCATAGCTCTGAAAAACCATGGCGATGTCCCGATCCTTGGGAGCGACATCGTTGACCAGCCTGTCACCGATGTACATCTCGCCTTCCGATATTTCCTCCAGTCCGGCGATCATGCGCAGCGTGGTCGATTTTCCGCAGCCGGATGGCCCGACCAGCACCAAAAATTCCCGATCCTTGATTTCGAGATGAAAGTCGTTCACTGCCGTAACGTTGTTTCCGTATCGTTTGTAAATGTGGTTCAAGGTTACTTTCGCCATCTCTTTTGGCACCTCCCAGTCATCGTCATAGGAGCGGTCGCTATGCTGTCTCTGACCAGAATGTACCAAACCTGCCAAAAAGGCTCTACGGTCAAATTGCACGAATTGTTTGGTCAATTTTGCCGAAAAAGGAGCAGCAGCTGCAGCAGCACGGCATCGGGAAACTGCCTGGGATCCAGCCCGGTCTGCTCCGTCAGCTTGTCCAGCCGATACTGGAGGGTATTGCGGTGCAGGTAGAGCTGTCTGGCGGCATCACTGACATTGAGCTGGCAGCGAAAGAGCGTCTCGAGCGTTTCGATTTGCTCCGGACTGAGCGGAAGGGATGCGACAGCCGATCGGATGGCCTGCGAGATGCTTTCCGCAGCATCGGAAGAAAGACAGGCCGCCCACTGCTCCAGCGGATATTGCCAGCTACCGGCGACCATGACGCGGGGATGGTGCTGGACGAGGGCCCGAGAGAGAGACCTGAGCCGGCCAAGTGCCGCCGGAAGCGACGTTGGTGCGGTGATCGGCTTGTCGACCAAAAGCCGGACGTTCTCCATACGTTCGGTAGAAATAAGGTCGTGCAGCCCGGAGGCCCAATCGAGCAGCTCAGCCGGCTCGCATTGATTTCCCAGCATGGAGAGGGGAACTACAAGCAAATAATAGAGAGGACTCAGAGGAATCAACGCCAAGGAACCGCGTTCCCCTTTAAAAAAGTCCTGCAGCATCGGCTGCAGGGAATGCATGTCCAGGATGCCGTCCGGCCGGCATTGTTCGATGAGGAAGGAAGCCCGTTTCTCCCGCCACGGCCATTGCTGGTCAATCCGTGAGGGCGGCGGGACAGGGGCGCCAAAGAAGGCCCCCTGCAGCCATGCCGTGATTTGTTCGGCAAAGGGCTCCTCCGATTTCCGCGGCTCCTGGGAGAAAAACAGACGCAGCAGCGCTCTGGCGGGACCGTCCCAAGCCTCTTTCCCGATCAGGACGAGACAGGCCGAGCCGTTTTCTGCAGAGCTTGCAGCCAGCTCCCAGCCGAGCATCGCT
Proteins encoded:
- a CDS encoding ABC transporter permease, with protein sequence MHNFPRLFWTEWQKLFTNKTIRSIVFIVPLMYLTLFGFLYGEKKVMHIPTVMVDADQSELSRELYRAFEVDQTFRINTIVGTEDEAMKLIDQGEANIALIIPPDLEKNVKAGREAEVLTVIDGSNMMISNTAVRSASTVVKTVSAGATLKKLEANGDWGEAGKNLYTGIDYRYRVLYNPTFSYMSFMVFGLAGTVLQQVLFLGIAISVTQQKEEGTWGQTLANNSFWAITASKMLPYFLAGTLNMFLGFTLLLKVFGIPYYGSTVHLMLVASAFNLAVLAIGYAISFFSKDQLQATQTAMLIAVPSFMLSGFTWPFMSMPTVVAAIGKSLPLTYFLHGTREILNKGHGLPAVSSDLLVLCLMTVLGLFAAYVFYLLQTRKKAAATSESAAV
- a CDS encoding DUF3907 family protein, which gives rise to MSATHLKQLCEETYTKLKRVSMEVERYLNQVTLSGLVAQSGDPEEYESYYRSYLSDLRHLLVYCENAYERLGVSLRRARFNEEFAEEVLYQVYHTCINNFYYPKGEVYDEDGRYAYTGQNAIVFRKQVTPELQQLTLTLSKVFEQMRDDLQYYETDYITKKRMQTEQAQA
- a CDS encoding S8 family peptidase translates to MRVAPIVIAVVLVGLVAIPYGIRQHAQQEMREPHPRVTSVASKIPRINYIEQVKDIRRGLENSSHVQTLHHNPRDRSHYVEHEVVVRFHPRPDQKTIDKLVSSLDAKVKRDFDKFLIIKSRSMTTQEMIKKVAEHPDSVYAEPNFLLLPNRKPNDPYYSEYQWNLPLIGMEQSWNISEGSSDVIVAVVDTGVDMNHPEFKGKLVEGYNVLKDNNHPMDDNGHGTHVSGIIAAKTNNKDGIAGMTWKSKLMPVKAIGADGSGSAVDIAQGIYWATDHGADVINLSVGNYTSSAALKEACRYAFDHNVVLVAASGNDASDQPSYPAAYDEVLSVAAVDHLKERADFSNYGDYVDVAAPGVDIPSTYIYSDYASLSGTSMACPHVTALAALVRSVHLGMKNSDVMDVIRNSALDLGPPGPDKLYGHGMIDVNQTLKQLQAETAKTPEPPRTIGGLLNKFFLRLRLGFQ
- a CDS encoding trimeric intracellular cation channel family protein, which produces MSWEWFNIIGTVAFVISGAVIAMEEEYDLLGVIVLGMATAFGGGILRNILLGIPLTAFWNQGTLFTIALVSMLIVFVLPHKYIHYWNRWGLFFDAVGLSAFAIQGAMYATQMHYPLSATIVAAVLTGIGGGIIRDVLAGRKPLVFKEEIYAVWAMVAGVAVGMKWATSIPELYTLFSAIIVCRMVSVYRGWKLPRRSLRPASVPARPLNDRM
- a CDS encoding Cof-type HAD-IIB family hydrolase; translated protein: MAYKIVFFDIDGTLLNTRHVIPSATIEAVRRLRKNGVQIAIATGRSPYHLMPIAKELQIDTFVSFNGSYVVSQGRVVHHTPFEIQTLEKLEAMANRNHHPMVFLSAEGCFANVSDHPHVIESFDSLRLPAPQKRDRYWEEAPIYQAFLYCNTQEEAPYVGGFREVSYVRWHKYTLDVLPPQGSKARGIEALLSHFGYSPDEAVAFGDGLNDKEMLSYVGMGVAMGNAHEELKPLANRITRHVDEDGIHFGLAQLGLI
- a CDS encoding sn-glycerol-3-phosphate ABC transporter ATP-binding protein UgpC; amino-acid sequence: MAKVTLNHIYKRYGNNVTAVNDFHLEIKDREFLVLVGPSGCGKSTTLRMIAGLEEISEGEMYIGDRLVNDVAPKDRDIAMVFQSYALYPHMNVYENMAFGLKLRKFSKQEIEKRIQDAARILDISHLLDRKPKALSGGQRQRVALGRAIVREPQVFLMDEPLSNLDAKLRVQMRTEILKLHQRLNTTIIYVTHDQTEAMTMGDRIVVMKDGLIQQVATPTEIYNHPVNLFVASFIGSPAMNFVNGTISEQEGKLVFSAEHIQVTFPEDKAKQLRERGYAGKSVIFGIRPEDLYSDAQFLEANPFESYLDAEIDVVENMGSELYVYFHNIGSTQMVARVDAREGLKPRMTVKLGMDLAKCHVFDSETQLAVF
- a CDS encoding helix-turn-helix domain-containing protein: MEQWIRDCERIRLETGLPIMCRLASADEMEQVLREQAMLGWELAASSAENGSACLVLIGKEAWDGPARALLRLFFSQEPRKSEEPFAEQITAWLQGAFFGAPVPPPSRIDQQWPWREKRASFLIEQCRPDGILDMHSLQPMLQDFFKGERGSLALIPLSPLYYLLVVPLSMLGNQCEPAELLDWASGLHDLISTERMENVRLLVDKPITAPTSLPAALGRLRSLSRALVQHHPRVMVAGSWQYPLEQWAACLSSDAAESISQAIRSAVASLPLSPEQIETLETLFRCQLNVSDAARQLYLHRNTLQYRLDKLTEQTGLDPRQFPDAVLLQLLLLFRQN